One segment of Pseudomonas asgharzadehiana DNA contains the following:
- a CDS encoding putative bifunctional diguanylate cyclase/phosphodiesterase, whose product MLIGSYSTSLVVISLFVAILASYTALDLAGRIATATGRAVYLWMAGGALAMGVGVWSMHFIGMLALRLPFALGFDMGITALSLLIAVISCGFALWLVSQPRLPAWQLALGALIMGTGIASMHYTGMAAMRMTPGIDYDPTLFGASLLIAVVASGAALLIAFNLRRNTPYVRLARGGAAVVMGFAIVGMHYTGMAAARFADESYCAAALDGLTGKGLDNLVLVTTLAVLAIALLTSLLDARLEARTAVLADSLSQANQELTHLALHDMLTGLPNRTLLADRIQQAIQAVKEQGGCFALMFIDLDGFKPVNDAFGHHLGDQLLREVGLRLREDLRSHDTLARIGGDEFVLLVQLTQPDDALGLAERQVVLINRVFQVAEHELKISASVGIAMFPGNGNSPQELLMNADAAMYHAKGMGKNGYSFFDVSMNTNARKQLQLLQDLRTAVEQQQFRLYYQPKFDAVSGLPVGAEALLRWEHPLQGLLLPAVFIELAEKTGLIIPIGEWVLNEACRQMSLWYAQGYENWRIAVNLSALQFCHAELVNSVATALGRHRLPANNLTLEITETTAMSDADASMMVLQQLSDMGVDLSIDDFGTGYSSLMYLKRLPANELKIDRGFVRDLEHDSDDAAIVSAIVALGQALGLRIVAEGVETDMQQRFLTRLGCNSLQGYLLGHPLPAEGFMADIRRAEATQEPDKRDT is encoded by the coding sequence ATGCTTATCGGCAGCTATTCAACCTCCCTCGTCGTGATCTCCCTGTTCGTCGCGATCCTGGCGTCCTATACCGCGCTGGACCTCGCCGGGCGCATCGCGACCGCCACGGGCCGTGCCGTTTACCTGTGGATGGCCGGCGGCGCGTTGGCGATGGGGGTTGGCGTGTGGTCCATGCATTTCATCGGCATGTTGGCGCTGCGCCTGCCGTTTGCCCTGGGCTTTGACATGGGGATAACCGCGCTGTCGTTGTTGATCGCGGTGATTTCCTGCGGCTTTGCACTCTGGCTGGTCAGCCAGCCACGCTTGCCGGCCTGGCAGTTGGCACTTGGCGCCTTGATCATGGGCACCGGCATCGCCAGCATGCACTACACCGGCATGGCCGCGATGCGCATGACGCCGGGCATCGACTACGACCCCACCTTGTTTGGCGCCTCGTTGCTAATCGCGGTGGTGGCGTCGGGTGCCGCGTTGTTGATCGCGTTCAACCTGCGCCGCAACACGCCCTATGTGCGCCTGGCGCGCGGCGGGGCGGCGGTGGTGATGGGGTTTGCCATCGTCGGCATGCATTACACCGGTATGGCGGCGGCACGCTTTGCCGATGAAAGCTATTGCGCCGCCGCGCTGGATGGCTTGACCGGCAAGGGCCTGGATAACCTGGTGCTGGTGACGACCCTGGCGGTGCTCGCCATTGCCTTGTTGACATCGCTGCTCGACGCACGCCTGGAGGCCCGCACCGCAGTGCTCGCCGACTCCCTGAGCCAAGCCAACCAGGAACTGACCCACTTGGCGCTGCACGACATGCTCACCGGCCTGCCCAACCGCACCTTGCTCGCCGACCGAATTCAACAGGCCATACAGGCGGTCAAGGAGCAGGGCGGTTGCTTTGCGCTGATGTTCATCGACCTGGACGGCTTCAAACCGGTCAACGATGCCTTTGGTCACCATTTGGGCGACCAGTTGCTGCGCGAAGTCGGCCTGCGCCTGCGCGAAGACCTGCGCAGCCACGACACACTGGCCCGTATCGGCGGTGATGAGTTTGTGCTGCTGGTGCAACTCACGCAGCCGGACGATGCCCTGGGTCTTGCCGAGCGTCAGGTGGTGTTGATCAACCGGGTGTTCCAGGTGGCTGAGCATGAGTTGAAAATCTCCGCGAGCGTCGGCATCGCGATGTTCCCGGGCAACGGTAATAGCCCGCAGGAACTGCTGATGAACGCCGACGCCGCGATGTACCACGCCAAGGGCATGGGCAAAAACGGCTACAGCTTCTTCGATGTCTCGATGAACACTAACGCGCGCAAGCAATTGCAGTTGTTGCAGGACCTGCGCACGGCGGTTGAGCAGCAACAGTTTCGCCTGTACTACCAACCCAAGTTCGACGCAGTCAGCGGTCTCCCGGTGGGGGCCGAAGCGTTGCTGCGTTGGGAGCACCCGCTGCAAGGCCTGTTGTTGCCAGCGGTATTTATCGAGCTGGCGGAAAAGACCGGTTTGATCATTCCCATCGGTGAATGGGTGCTCAATGAAGCCTGTCGCCAAATGAGCCTGTGGTACGCCCAGGGCTATGAAAACTGGCGCATCGCCGTGAACTTGTCGGCGCTGCAGTTTTGTCACGCCGAGCTGGTCAACAGCGTGGCCACGGCCTTGGGTCGCCACCGGTTACCGGCCAACAACCTGACGCTGGAGATCACCGAGACCACCGCCATGAGCGATGCCGATGCAAGCATGATGGTGTTGCAACAGCTCTCGGACATGGGCGTCGACCTGTCCATCGATGATTTCGGCACCGGTTATTCCAGCCTGATGTACCTCAAGCGCCTGCCGGCCAATGAACTGAAGATCGACCGTGGTTTTGTGCGTGACCTGGAGCACGACAGCGACGACGCGGCAATCGTCTCTGCCATCGTCGCCCTCGGCCAGGCCCTTGGGCTACGCATTGTTGCCGAGGGGGTGGAAACCGATATGCAGCAGCGTTTCCTTACGCGCCTGGGGTGTAACTCGCTGCAAGGTTACCTGTTGGGCCACCCGTTGCCGGCCGAAGGCTTCATGGCGGATATTCGGCGCGCCGAAGCGACGCAGGAGCCTGACAAACGCGATACATGA
- a CDS encoding efflux transporter outer membrane subunit, whose translation MTDSTFARLAMSRGSRMASLLFCGVLLSACAVGPDYKRPDVVEPAQFKEAQGWRQATPSDSLARGAWWELYGDRQLNDLVVRLNNANQTVAQAEARFRQAQALVRSSRGAFYPTVDLSAGKTRASQGTGSSSASLSSSSSGIRDTLNAQLGVSWEADIWGKLRRGLEANEASAEASSADLAAMRLSQQSELVQSYLQLRVMDEQTRLLQATLDTYQRSLQMTENQYRAGVSGKDAVAQAQTQLKTTQASLIDLIWQRAQLENAIAVLIGEAPANFNLAVSKDIPALPQIPVSLPSQLLERRPDIASAERSVIAANANIGVAKAAYYPDLSLSLAGGYSSSTYADWISLPNRFWSVGPKLAMTLFDGGQRSAEVDRTVASYDETVAKYRQTVLDGFREVENYMVQLKVLEDEAVVSNQALEAARESLRLTQNQYKAGLIAYLDVVTVQATALSNERTVLTLLQSRLVASVQLIAALGGGWDGQTQVSAKED comes from the coding sequence ATGACCGATTCAACCTTTGCTCGATTGGCCATGTCTCGTGGTTCTCGCATGGCGAGCCTGCTGTTCTGCGGCGTGTTACTCAGCGCCTGCGCTGTCGGCCCCGACTACAAGCGCCCCGACGTTGTCGAACCGGCGCAATTCAAGGAGGCCCAGGGGTGGCGCCAGGCCACGCCGAGTGATTCCCTGGCCCGTGGCGCCTGGTGGGAGTTGTACGGTGACCGTCAGCTCAATGACCTGGTGGTGCGCCTGAACAACGCCAACCAAACCGTGGCCCAGGCCGAAGCGCGTTTTCGCCAGGCCCAGGCATTGGTGCGCAGCTCGCGCGGGGCGTTCTACCCCACCGTCGACCTGAGCGCCGGAAAAACCCGCGCCAGCCAGGGCACCGGCAGCAGCAGCGCCAGCTTGAGCAGTTCCAGCAGCGGCATCCGTGACACCCTCAACGCGCAGTTGGGTGTGAGCTGGGAGGCCGATATCTGGGGTAAATTGCGCCGCGGCCTGGAAGCCAACGAGGCCAGCGCCGAAGCCAGCTCGGCGGACCTCGCGGCCATGCGCCTGAGCCAGCAGTCGGAGCTGGTGCAAAGCTACCTGCAATTGCGGGTGATGGACGAGCAGACCCGTCTGTTGCAAGCCACGCTGGACACTTATCAGCGCTCCCTGCAAATGACCGAAAACCAGTACCGTGCCGGTGTCTCCGGCAAGGACGCGGTAGCCCAGGCGCAAACCCAGCTCAAGACCACCCAGGCCAGCCTGATCGACCTGATCTGGCAGCGCGCCCAACTCGAAAACGCCATCGCCGTGCTGATCGGCGAGGCGCCGGCCAACTTCAACCTGGCCGTCAGCAAGGACATTCCGGCGTTGCCGCAGATCCCGGTGAGCCTGCCGTCGCAACTGCTGGAGCGCCGCCCGGACATCGCCTCGGCCGAGCGCTCGGTGATCGCCGCCAACGCCAATATCGGCGTGGCCAAGGCTGCGTATTACCCGGACCTGAGCCTGAGTCTGGCCGGGGGTTATTCCAGCAGCACCTATGCCGATTGGATCAGCCTGCCGAATCGGTTCTGGTCGGTAGGGCCGAAACTGGCGATGACCCTGTTCGACGGCGGCCAGCGGTCGGCGGAGGTCGACCGCACCGTTGCCAGCTATGACGAGACAGTGGCCAAGTATCGCCAGACCGTGCTGGATGGCTTTCGCGAAGTGGAAAACTACATGGTGCAGCTCAAGGTGCTGGAAGACGAGGCGGTGGTCAGCAACCAAGCGCTGGAAGCGGCGCGTGAATCGCTGCGCTTGACCCAGAACCAGTACAAGGCCGGGTTGATCGCCTACCTGGATGTGGTGACCGTGCAGGCGACCGCGCTGAGTAATGAACGCACCGTATTGACCTTGCTGCAGTCGCGGTTGGTGGCCAGCGTGCAACTGATCGCCGCATTGGGCGGCGGCTGGGACGGGCAAACCCAGGTCAGCGCCAAAGAAGATTAG
- a CDS encoding efflux RND transporter permease subunit: MNLSGPFIRRPVATLLLSLAIMLLGGVSFNLLPVSPLPQIDFPVIVVSANLPGASPEVMASTVATPLERSFGSIAGITTMSSSSSQGSTRVILAFDADRDINGAAREVQAAINASRSLLPSGMRSMPTYKKINPSQAPIMVLSLTSDVLPKGQLYDLASTILSQSLSQVPGVGEVQIGGSSLPAVRIELQPKALDQYGVALDDVRNTIANANQRRPKGSLEDGERNWQIQANDQLEKAKDYEPLLIRYQNGAALRLSDVAKISDGVEDRYNSGFFNNDSAVLLVINRQSGANIIETVRQIKAQLPALQAVLPSSVKLSLAMDRSPVITATLHEAEMTLLIAVGLVVLVVYLFLGNFRASLIPTLAVPVSLVGTFAVMYLYGFSLNNFSLMALILATGLVVDDAIVVLENISRHIDEGVPPMKAAYLGAQEVGFTLLSMNVSLVAVFLSILFMGGIVTSLFREFSITLSAAIIVSLIVSLTLTPMLCARWLKPHVKGRMTGLQRWSQKINDRMVAGYATSLDWVLRHKRLTLLSLLLTIGMNVALYVVVPKTFMPQQDTGQLIGFVRGDDGLSFSVMQPKMETFRKAVLKDPAVLSVAGFIGGNNGTNNAVMLVRLKPISERKVSAQAVIERLRKDVPLVPGGRLFLMADQDLQFGGGRDQTSAQYSYILQSGDLAALRLWYPKVVAALRELPELTAIDAREGHGAAQVTLIVDRDQAKRLGIDMDMVTAVLNNAYSQRQISTIYDSLNQYQVVMEVNPRYAQDPITLNQMQVITADGARVPLSTIAHYENSLADDRVSHEGQFASENIAFDMAPGVTVEQGTAAIERAIAKVGLPEDVIAKMAGTADAFAATQKGQPFMILGALVAVYLVLGILYESYIHPLTILSTLPSAGVGAMLAIYLTGGEFSLISLLGLFLLIGVVKKNAILMIDLALQLERNDGLGPLESIRSACLLRLRPILMTTLAAILGALPLLLGAGDGAEMRRPLGLTIIGGLVFSQVLTLYTTPVVYLYLDRARHRFNAWRGVRTDAALDTAL, from the coding sequence ATGAACCTGTCCGGACCTTTCATTCGCCGGCCGGTCGCCACGCTGCTGTTGAGTCTGGCGATCATGTTGCTGGGCGGGGTCAGCTTCAACCTGCTGCCGGTGTCGCCATTGCCGCAGATCGACTTCCCGGTGATCGTGGTCTCGGCGAATTTACCGGGAGCGAGCCCTGAGGTAATGGCCTCGACGGTGGCCACGCCGCTGGAGCGTTCCTTCGGCTCGATTGCCGGCATCACCACCATGAGCAGTTCGTCGAGCCAGGGCTCCACCCGAGTGATCCTGGCGTTCGACGCCGACCGTGATATCAACGGCGCGGCGCGGGAAGTACAAGCGGCCATCAACGCTTCGCGCAGCCTGTTGCCCAGCGGCATGCGCAGCATGCCCACCTACAAGAAGATCAACCCGTCCCAGGCGCCGATCATGGTGCTGTCGCTGACCTCGGACGTGTTGCCAAAGGGCCAGCTCTACGACCTGGCCTCCACCATCCTTTCGCAAAGCCTGTCCCAGGTGCCTGGTGTCGGCGAGGTGCAGATCGGCGGCAGCTCGCTGCCGGCGGTGCGTATCGAGCTGCAACCCAAGGCCCTCGACCAGTACGGCGTGGCCCTGGACGATGTGCGCAACACCATCGCCAATGCCAACCAGCGCCGGCCCAAGGGCTCGCTGGAAGACGGCGAGCGCAACTGGCAGATTCAGGCCAACGACCAGCTGGAAAAAGCCAAGGACTACGAGCCGTTGCTGATTCGCTACCAGAATGGCGCGGCCCTGCGCCTGTCGGATGTGGCGAAGATCAGCGATGGTGTCGAAGACCGCTACAACAGCGGTTTTTTCAACAACGATTCGGCGGTCCTGTTGGTGATCAACCGCCAGTCCGGCGCCAACATCATCGAGACCGTCCGGCAGATCAAGGCCCAGCTGCCGGCGTTGCAGGCGGTGTTGCCGTCCAGCGTCAAGCTGAGCCTGGCCATGGACCGTTCGCCCGTGATCACCGCGACCTTGCATGAAGCCGAGATGACGCTGTTGATCGCGGTAGGGTTGGTGGTCCTGGTGGTCTACCTGTTCCTCGGCAACTTTCGCGCCTCGTTGATTCCCACCCTGGCGGTGCCAGTGTCACTGGTGGGCACGTTTGCCGTGATGTACCTGTACGGGTTTTCGTTGAACAACTTCTCGCTGATGGCGCTGATCCTGGCCACCGGCCTGGTGGTGGATGATGCCATTGTGGTGCTGGAGAACATTTCCCGGCACATCGACGAGGGCGTGCCGCCGATGAAGGCCGCGTACCTGGGGGCGCAGGAAGTCGGCTTCACCTTGTTGTCGATGAACGTGTCGCTGGTGGCGGTGTTCCTGTCCATCCTGTTCATGGGCGGCATCGTCACCAGCCTGTTCCGCGAATTTTCCATCACCTTGTCGGCCGCGATCATTGTGTCGTTGATCGTCTCGCTGACCTTGACCCCGATGCTCTGCGCCCGTTGGCTCAAGCCCCATGTCAAAGGGCGCATGACCGGTTTGCAGCGCTGGAGCCAGAAGATCAACGACCGCATGGTCGCGGGCTACGCCACCAGCCTGGACTGGGTACTGCGCCATAAGCGCCTGACCTTGCTCAGCCTGTTGCTGACCATCGGCATGAACGTGGCGTTGTACGTGGTGGTGCCCAAGACCTTTATGCCCCAGCAGGACACCGGCCAGTTGATCGGCTTTGTGCGCGGTGACGATGGCCTGTCGTTCAGCGTGATGCAGCCGAAGATGGAGACGTTTCGCAAGGCTGTGCTCAAGGACCCCGCGGTGCTCAGCGTGGCCGGTTTTATCGGCGGCAACAACGGCACCAACAATGCGGTGATGCTGGTACGCCTCAAACCCATCAGTGAACGCAAGGTCTCGGCCCAGGCGGTGATCGAGCGGCTGCGCAAGGACGTGCCACTGGTGCCGGGCGGGCGCCTGTTCCTGATGGCCGACCAGGACCTGCAATTTGGTGGCGGCCGAGACCAGACCAGCGCGCAATATTCCTACATCCTGCAAAGCGGTGACTTGGCCGCGCTGCGCCTGTGGTACCCCAAGGTGGTGGCTGCCCTGCGCGAGCTGCCGGAACTCACCGCCATCGACGCCCGCGAAGGTCACGGTGCGGCCCAGGTGACCTTGATTGTCGACCGCGACCAGGCCAAGCGCCTGGGCATCGACATGGACATGGTCACGGCGGTGCTCAACAACGCCTACAGCCAGCGGCAGATTTCGACGATCTACGACAGCCTCAATCAGTACCAAGTGGTGATGGAGGTCAACCCCAGGTACGCCCAGGACCCGATCACCCTCAACCAGATGCAGGTCATCACCGCCGATGGCGCGCGGGTGCCGTTGTCGACCATTGCCCACTATGAGAACAGCCTGGCCGATGACCGGGTCAGCCATGAAGGCCAGTTCGCCTCGGAAAACATCGCCTTCGACATGGCGCCGGGCGTAACCGTAGAGCAGGGCACCGCCGCCATCGAGCGGGCAATTGCCAAGGTCGGCTTGCCCGAAGACGTGATCGCCAAGATGGCCGGCACCGCCGATGCCTTCGCCGCCACGCAGAAAGGCCAGCCGTTCATGATCCTCGGCGCGCTGGTGGCGGTGTATCTGGTGTTGGGCATTCTGTATGAGAGCTACATTCACCCGCTGACGATCCTTTCGACCCTGCCTTCGGCCGGTGTCGGCGCCATGCTTGCCATCTACCTGACCGGCGGCGAGTTCAGCCTGATCTCCCTGCTGGGCCTGTTCCTGTTGATCGGCGTGGTAAAGAAGAACGCGATCCTGATGATCGACCTGGCCTTGCAACTGGAACGCAATGACGGCCTCGGCCCCTTGGAGTCGATTCGCAGCGCGTGCCTGCTGCGGTTGCGACCGATCCTGATGACCACCTTGGCGGCCATCCTCGGCGCCTTGCCCTTGCTGCTCGGCGCTGGCGACGGCGCGGAAATGCGTCGCCCCCTCGGCCTGACTATCATTGGTGGCCTGGTGTTCAGCCAGGTCCTGACGCTTTACACCACCCCGGTGGTTTACCTTTATCTCGACCGCGCGCGCCATCGCTTCAACGCCTGGCGCGGTGTGCGTACCGACGCTGCCCTGGACACTGCGCTATGA
- a CDS encoding MdtB/MuxB family multidrug efflux RND transporter permease subunit, whose protein sequence is MNLSRLFILRPVATTLSMLAIVLAGIIAYRLLPVSALPQVDYPTIRVMTLYPGASPDVMTSAVTAPLERQFGQMPGLTQMASTSSGGASVLTLRFNLDINMDVAEQQVQAAINAATNLLPKDLPAPPVYNKVNPADTPVLTLAITSKTMLLPKLNDLVDTRMAQKIAQISGVGMVSIAGGQRQAVRIKVNPEALAANGLNLSDVRTLIAASNVNQPKGNFDGPTRVSMLDANDQLVSPQQYAELILAYNNGAPLRLKDVAQIVDGAENERLAAWANENQAVLLNIQRQPGANVIEVVDRIKALLPSITDNLPAGLDVTVLTDRTQTIRASVKDVQHELLIAIALVVMVTFLFLRRVSATIIPSIAVPLSLVGTFGVMYLAGFSINNLTLMALTIATGFVVDDAIVMLENISRYIEEGETPLAAALKGAKQIGFTLVSLTLSLIAVLIPLLFMADVVGRLFREFAITLAVAILISLVVSLTLTPMMCARLLKREPKEEQQSRFYKASGAWIDWMIEAYGRKLQWVLKHQPLTLLVAIATLGLTVVLYLVVPKGFFPVQDTGVIQGISEAPQSISFAAMSQRQQELATIILADPAVESLSSYIGVDGDNATLNSGRLLINLKPHGQRDLSAAQVITRLQPQIDRLVGIRLFMQPVQDLTIEDRVSRTQYQFSMSSPDAELLALWSEKLVHTLSQVPELTDVASDLQDKGLQVYLVIDRDAASRLGVSVSTITDALYDAFGQRQISTIYTQASQYRVVLQAQSGETLGPQALNQIHVKTTDGGQVRLSSLARVEQRQAQLAVAHIGQFPAVMMSFNLAPGVALGKGVELINQAQKDIGMPLGVQTQFQGAAQAFEASLSSTLLLILAAVVTMYIVLGVLYESYIHPITILSTLPSAAVGALLALLLSGNDLGMIAIIGIILLIGIVKKNAIMMIDFALDAERNQGLDPQTAIYQAALLRFRPILMTTLAALFGAVPLMLATGSGAELRQPLGLVMVGGLLVSQVLTLFTTPVIYLYFDRLGRRWRKEPQRLEPLES, encoded by the coding sequence ATGAACCTGTCGCGGCTGTTTATTCTTCGTCCGGTCGCCACCACGCTGAGCATGCTGGCCATCGTGCTGGCCGGGATCATCGCGTACCGCCTGTTGCCGGTGTCGGCCTTGCCCCAGGTGGATTACCCGACCATCCGGGTGATGACCCTGTACCCCGGCGCCAGCCCCGACGTAATGACCAGCGCGGTCACCGCACCTCTTGAGCGCCAGTTCGGGCAAATGCCCGGCCTCACCCAGATGGCGTCCACCAGCTCCGGCGGGGCGTCGGTGTTGACCCTGCGGTTCAACCTCGACATCAACATGGATGTCGCCGAGCAACAGGTGCAGGCCGCGATCAACGCCGCCACCAACCTGTTGCCCAAGGATTTGCCGGCGCCGCCGGTGTACAACAAGGTCAACCCCGCGGATACCCCGGTGCTGACCCTGGCCATCACCTCCAAGACCATGCTGCTGCCCAAGCTCAATGACTTGGTGGACACGCGCATGGCGCAAAAAATTGCCCAGATCAGCGGGGTCGGCATGGTCAGCATCGCCGGTGGCCAGCGCCAGGCCGTGCGTATCAAGGTCAACCCCGAGGCCCTGGCGGCCAACGGCTTGAACCTGTCGGATGTGCGCACCCTGATCGCCGCCTCCAACGTCAACCAGCCCAAGGGCAACTTCGACGGCCCCACCCGGGTGTCGATGCTCGATGCCAACGACCAGTTGGTCTCGCCCCAGCAATATGCCGAACTGATCCTCGCCTACAACAACGGCGCGCCTTTGCGCCTCAAGGATGTCGCGCAAATCGTCGACGGCGCCGAAAACGAACGCCTTGCCGCCTGGGCCAACGAAAACCAGGCCGTGCTGCTCAATATCCAGCGCCAGCCGGGCGCCAACGTGATCGAGGTGGTGGACCGCATCAAGGCGCTGCTGCCGAGCATCACCGACAACCTGCCGGCCGGCCTCGATGTCACCGTGCTGACCGACCGTACCCAGACCATCCGCGCCTCGGTGAAAGACGTGCAGCACGAATTGCTGATCGCCATTGCCCTGGTGGTGATGGTCACTTTCCTGTTCCTGCGCCGGGTCAGCGCCACGATCATTCCGTCGATTGCCGTGCCGCTGTCGCTGGTGGGCACCTTTGGCGTGATGTACCTGGCCGGGTTTTCCATCAACAACCTGACGTTGATGGCCTTGACCATCGCCACCGGCTTCGTGGTGGACGATGCCATCGTGATGCTGGAGAACATCTCCCGCTATATCGAAGAAGGCGAGACGCCGCTGGCCGCTGCCCTCAAGGGCGCCAAGCAGATCGGCTTTACCCTGGTTTCCCTGACCCTGTCGCTGATCGCGGTATTGATCCCGCTGCTGTTCATGGCTGATGTGGTGGGGCGTCTGTTCCGCGAGTTCGCCATCACCCTGGCGGTGGCGATCCTGATTTCCCTGGTGGTATCCCTGACGCTGACGCCGATGATGTGCGCGCGGTTGCTCAAGCGTGAACCCAAGGAAGAACAACAAAGCCGCTTTTACAAGGCCAGCGGCGCCTGGATCGACTGGATGATCGAAGCCTATGGGCGCAAGTTGCAGTGGGTGCTCAAGCATCAGCCGCTGACCCTGCTGGTGGCCATCGCCACCCTGGGCCTTACGGTGGTGTTGTACCTGGTGGTGCCCAAGGGGTTTTTCCCGGTGCAGGACACCGGGGTGATCCAGGGCATTTCCGAAGCGCCGCAGTCGATTTCGTTTGCCGCCATGAGCCAGCGCCAGCAGGAACTGGCCACAATCATCCTGGCCGACCCGGCGGTGGAGAGCCTGTCGTCCTACATCGGCGTGGACGGCGACAACGCCACCCTCAACAGTGGCCGCTTGCTGATCAACCTCAAGCCCCACGGCCAGCGCGACTTGAGCGCGGCCCAGGTGATTACCCGCTTGCAGCCGCAAATCGACAGGCTGGTGGGTATCCGCCTGTTCATGCAGCCGGTGCAGGACCTGACCATCGAAGACCGCGTGAGCCGCACCCAGTACCAGTTCAGCATGTCGTCACCGGACGCCGAGCTGCTGGCGCTGTGGAGCGAAAAACTGGTGCACACCCTGAGCCAGGTGCCGGAGCTTACCGACGTCGCCAGCGACTTGCAGGACAAGGGCCTGCAGGTGTACCTGGTGATCGACCGCGATGCGGCCTCGCGCCTGGGCGTCAGCGTGTCGACCATCACCGATGCGCTGTACGACGCGTTCGGCCAGCGCCAGATCTCGACGATCTACACCCAGGCCAGCCAATACCGCGTGGTGTTGCAGGCCCAGTCCGGCGAAACCCTTGGGCCCCAGGCCCTGAACCAGATCCATGTGAAAACCACCGATGGCGGCCAGGTGCGCCTGTCGAGTCTGGCCCGTGTCGAGCAACGCCAGGCGCAGTTGGCCGTCGCGCATATCGGCCAGTTCCCGGCGGTGATGATGTCGTTCAACCTGGCCCCCGGCGTGGCGCTGGGCAAAGGCGTGGAACTGATCAACCAGGCGCAGAAAGACATCGGCATGCCGCTGGGCGTGCAGACCCAGTTCCAGGGCGCGGCCCAAGCGTTCGAAGCCTCGCTGTCGAGTACCTTGCTGTTGATCCTGGCGGCGGTGGTCACCATGTATATCGTGCTGGGTGTGCTGTACGAGAGCTATATCCACCCGATCACCATTCTGTCGACATTGCCGTCGGCGGCGGTGGGCGCCCTGCTGGCGTTGCTGCTCAGCGGCAATGACCTGGGCATGATCGCGATCATCGGCATCATCCTGCTGATCGGCATCGTGAAAAAGAACGCGATCATGATGATCGACTTCGCCCTGGACGCCGAACGCAACCAGGGCCTCGACCCGCAGACCGCGATCTACCAGGCGGCGTTGCTGCGTTTCCGGCCGATCCTCATGACCACCCTGGCGGCCTTGTTCGGCGCGGTGCCGTTGATGCTGGCCACCGGCTCCGGCGCGGAATTGCGTCAGCCCCTGGGCCTGGTAATGGTCGGTGGCCTGCTGGTGAGCCAGGTGTTGACCCTGTTCACCACCCCGGTGATCTACCTGTACTTCGATCGCCTTGGCCGCCGCTGGCGCAAAGAGCCGCAACGCCTGGAGCCGCTTGAGTCATGA